A genomic window from Candidatus Bathyarchaeota archaeon includes:
- a CDS encoding type II toxin-antitoxin system HicA family toxin, whose translation MSKLPLLSWRKVVKALAKAGFQVARQKGSHLILIKNETIVPVPKHREIKTGLLLTIISEADLTKEEILNLIE comes from the coding sequence TTGTCGAAACTCCCACTGCTCTCTTGGCGTAAAGTAGTAAAAGCCCTAGCCAAAGCAGGTTTTCAAGTTGCTAGACAAAAAGGAAGCCATTTAATTCTAATCAAAAACGAAACCATAGTTCCAGTTCCAAAACACAGAGAAATAAAAACAGGACTACTGCTGACAATCATATCCGAAGCAGACTTAACAAAAGAAGAAATTCTAAACCTAATAGAATAG
- a CDS encoding UDP-N-acetylglucosamine 2-epimerase, translating into MENHNNQTNDFSFLQLESNSRLVLTDSGGVQEETCILGVPCVTLRDNTERPETVEVGSNMLAGINPDKILESTQIMLNKKNKWTNPFGDGKAAKKIMRYINTC; encoded by the coding sequence GTGGAAAATCATAATAATCAGACAAATGATTTCTCGTTCTTGCAGCTTGAAAGTAACAGTAGACTTGTGCTTACTGACTCGGGAGGGGTACAAGAAGAGACATGCATTTTGGGGGTTCCTTGTGTTACTTTACGTGATAATACTGAAAGACCTGAAACCGTTGAAGTTGGATCCAATATGTTGGCGGGCATTAACCCGGATAAAATTCTTGAAAGTACACAAATTATGCTTAACAAAAAAAATAAATGGACAAATCCTTTCGGAGATGGAAAAGCAGCAAAAAAAATTATGCGTTATATTAATACCTGTTAG
- a CDS encoding type II toxin-antitoxin system VapC family toxin, translating to MKYLFDSSAIFNAIKENKIDFLIGNHTIELARYELGNILWKNYSLHANATDQEIKKLAKIIKQTLNLMEITQINCTEEEILETATKLKITFYDASYTYHAKAKELTLITEDLQLTKKIASYTKALRLNDITKSTK from the coding sequence ATGAAATACCTATTCGACTCATCTGCCATATTCAACGCCATAAAAGAAAACAAAATCGACTTTCTAATTGGAAACCACACAATAGAACTGGCAAGGTACGAACTGGGAAACATCCTATGGAAAAATTATTCCTTACACGCCAACGCTACAGATCAAGAAATTAAAAAACTAGCAAAAATAATCAAGCAAACACTAAACCTCATGGAAATCACACAAATAAACTGCACCGAAGAAGAAATACTAGAAACCGCAACAAAACTGAAAATCACATTCTATGACGCCTCATACACTTACCATGCCAAAGCAAAAGAACTAACACTTATAACCGAAGATTTGCAACTAACAAAAAAGATCGCATCCTATACTAAAGCTTTAAGACTGAACGACATCACAAAATCCACAAAATAA
- a CDS encoding HEPN domain-containing protein, protein MLRRSVEWCFRQKKGIRLIEPNENLSRVYVKKAESSLHTMDAALQINETDWVITTAYYAKYFALYALLMKLGIKSEIHDCSIKVAKLLAGHKILAKNLIDEISKAKQMRIESQYYVTNELEQTTITKNVKSAHNFLLEIEKALENITTKQIEEIRKHLCHIQSSIK, encoded by the coding sequence TTGCTACGTAGATCTGTTGAATGGTGTTTTAGACAAAAAAAGGGAATAAGACTAATCGAACCAAATGAAAACCTATCCAGGGTATACGTAAAAAAAGCCGAAAGCTCCTTGCATACAATGGATGCAGCTTTACAAATAAACGAAACTGACTGGGTAATAACAACAGCGTATTACGCTAAATATTTTGCACTATATGCGCTATTAATGAAACTGGGAATCAAATCTGAAATACACGATTGCAGCATCAAAGTGGCAAAATTACTTGCAGGCCATAAAATACTTGCCAAAAACCTGATTGACGAAATTTCTAAAGCTAAACAAATGCGAATAGAAAGCCAATACTATGTAACTAATGAACTTGAACAAACAACAATCACAAAAAACGTAAAATCTGCTCATAACTTCCTATTAGAAATAGAAAAAGCCTTAGAAAATATAACCACAAAGCAAATCGAAGAAATCCGAAAACATCTTTGCCATATACAATCAAGCATTAAGTAA
- a CDS encoding type II toxin-antitoxin system RelE/ParE family toxin: MPKYKVVAHHRVQKFLTTIKNENLKQRIINHIIKLENYPLTLKNMDIKKIKGLQKTFRIRIGNYRIIFQVDKKQKTIYVTHAETRKNAYSNLS; encoded by the coding sequence GTGCCTAAATACAAAGTTGTAGCTCACCACCGAGTACAGAAATTTTTAACAACAATAAAAAACGAAAACCTGAAACAAAGAATTATTAACCACATTATAAAACTCGAAAATTATCCATTAACCTTGAAAAACATGGACATAAAAAAAATCAAAGGCTTGCAAAAAACTTTTAGAATAAGAATCGGTAACTACAGAATAATTTTTCAAGTGGATAAAAAACAAAAAACCATATACGTTACCCACGCAGAAACCAGAAAAAACGCGTATTCAAACCTCTCATGA
- a CDS encoding nucleotidyltransferase domain-containing protein — MVVKITNYLFSILALYRTDYNKSFHVRALAKLLNTSHVTLLPYLKNLEKNKILQSQKVGRNKEYRLEFSNILTKEYLMLSEKLETIKYLQKNFLLKKISQHLMDVNLQGTVALFGSYAKNYATETSDIDLFHLGKISENQMTNIKKIGKIYGKELNVKTSSIKNFNQALTTGDPLVKEIIKNHFILQNPDLFVNLLWRNYVAT, encoded by the coding sequence ATGGTCGTAAAAATTACCAATTATCTTTTTTCAATACTAGCATTATACAGAACAGATTACAACAAAAGCTTCCATGTAAGAGCCCTCGCCAAACTTCTCAACACAAGTCATGTTACATTACTGCCTTACCTTAAAAACCTTGAAAAGAACAAAATACTGCAATCACAAAAAGTGGGAAGAAACAAAGAATACCGCCTTGAGTTCAGCAACATATTGACAAAAGAATATCTTATGTTATCTGAAAAACTTGAAACCATAAAATATCTACAAAAAAATTTTTTACTCAAAAAAATATCCCAACACCTTATGGACGTAAACCTTCAGGGAACCGTTGCACTCTTTGGAAGCTACGCAAAAAATTATGCAACCGAAACCAGTGACATAGACCTTTTTCATCTTGGAAAAATTTCAGAAAACCAAATGACAAACATAAAAAAAATTGGCAAAATCTACGGCAAAGAACTAAACGTCAAAACATCCTCTATCAAAAATTTCAATCAAGCTCTAACAACTGGAGACCCCCTGGTAAAAGAAATAATAAAAAACCACTTCATTTTACAAAACCCAGACTTGTTTGTAAACTTGTTATGGAGGAACTATGTTGCTACGTAG
- a CDS encoding type II toxin-antitoxin system CcdA family antitoxin, translating into MSKSVTVSTKIPQELKEKIKQLNIKPSKLLRKAIEDEIRRREAEKLKEDIQKLKPTLNRVNIENIVNGIREDRNRK; encoded by the coding sequence TTGAGCAAGTCTGTAACCGTATCCACAAAAATTCCCCAAGAACTCAAAGAAAAAATAAAACAACTAAACATTAAACCATCCAAACTATTACGAAAAGCCATAGAAGACGAAATAAGACGAAGAGAAGCCGAAAAACTCAAAGAAGACATACAAAAACTAAAACCAACACTCAACAGGGTAAACATAGAAAACATAGTGAATGGCATAAGAGAGGACAGAAACCGTAAATGA
- the tadA gene encoding Flp pilus assembly complex ATPase component TadA encodes MNKIVVLDTSVIIDRKVVEIIEAEKPEQLIIPYVVLDELQSQASKGRDEGYIGLEHLKVVRKICKDQQIELSFQGERPTLDDIKLAGSGRLDALIRDVSRKNQGVLFTSDYVQSLVGEAEGIKTHYVPKKRKKRAMSFKRFFTPDTMSIHLKQGASPLAKRGGPGSFNLVKIRLKALSEKELKLMISQIMDVARREEKIFIEIDEPGATVIQMGEYRIALAKPPFSDKLEITVVRPLVKLRLQDYRLSSKLMNRLKSRAEGVLIAGPPGSGKTTFVSSLADFYSSQGKITKTLESPRDLQVCPEITQYTPLNGDFAKTASLLLLVRPDYTIFDELRENSTFTVFADMRLAGVGMIGVVHAAGAVDAVKRFISRVELGMIPSVIDTVIFIKSGKIEKIYDLSLTVKVPTGMFEADLARPLVEVKDFETGKLEYEIYTFGKENVVVPIKEEEKKVSAVQDLALQRITQSIQKYDKGAQIELTGKNRALIKVDKKVIPRMIGKNGKNISKIEKNLGIQIDIEPK; translated from the coding sequence ATGAATAAAATTGTTGTTTTGGATACGTCTGTGATTATTGATCGGAAAGTTGTTGAAATTATCGAGGCTGAAAAGCCTGAGCAGTTGATAATACCTTATGTGGTGTTGGATGAATTGCAGTCTCAAGCTTCAAAAGGAAGGGATGAAGGCTACATCGGTTTAGAGCATCTCAAAGTGGTTCGCAAGATTTGTAAGGATCAGCAAATCGAGTTAAGTTTTCAAGGTGAACGTCCAACTTTGGATGATATAAAGTTGGCTGGCAGCGGACGGCTTGATGCTCTTATTCGGGATGTTTCCAGGAAAAATCAGGGTGTTTTGTTTACTTCGGATTATGTGCAGTCGTTAGTTGGTGAAGCAGAGGGAATTAAAACCCATTATGTGCCTAAAAAGAGAAAGAAGAGGGCAATGAGTTTTAAGCGTTTTTTCACGCCGGATACCATGTCTATTCATTTAAAGCAAGGAGCATCTCCCCTGGCTAAACGGGGTGGTCCGGGCAGTTTTAATCTTGTTAAAATTCGGCTCAAAGCCCTTTCTGAAAAGGAGTTGAAATTGATGATCAGTCAAATAATGGACGTTGCACGGCGGGAAGAAAAAATTTTTATTGAAATTGACGAGCCTGGGGCTACAGTTATTCAAATGGGGGAATACCGTATAGCCTTGGCTAAGCCTCCTTTTTCGGATAAGTTAGAAATTACCGTGGTAAGGCCCCTAGTTAAGCTTCGGTTGCAGGATTACCGTCTTTCCAGTAAATTGATGAATCGGTTAAAGTCCCGAGCCGAAGGAGTGTTAATTGCAGGTCCTCCCGGTTCTGGGAAAACAACTTTTGTTAGTAGTTTAGCAGATTTTTATTCCAGTCAAGGAAAAATAACCAAAACGTTAGAGTCGCCCCGTGATTTGCAGGTTTGTCCCGAGATTACCCAGTATACTCCCCTGAATGGGGATTTTGCTAAAACAGCTAGCCTTTTGTTGTTAGTACGTCCTGATTATACGATTTTTGATGAGTTACGGGAAAATTCTACCTTTACTGTTTTTGCGGACATGAGGTTAGCCGGAGTTGGCATGATCGGGGTTGTGCATGCTGCTGGGGCAGTTGATGCTGTTAAACGGTTCATATCCCGTGTGGAGTTAGGCATGATTCCTTCAGTAATAGATACCGTCATATTCATTAAATCTGGAAAAATTGAAAAAATTTATGATTTGTCTTTAACCGTGAAAGTCCCCACCGGGATGTTTGAAGCAGATTTGGCTCGTCCCCTAGTAGAGGTTAAAGATTTTGAAACTGGAAAGTTGGAATATGAGATTTATACTTTTGGCAAAGAGAATGTTGTTGTTCCAATTAAAGAAGAGGAGAAAAAAGTTTCTGCTGTTCAGGATTTGGCGTTGCAAAGAATTACTCAAAGTATACAAAAGTACGATAAAGGTGCCCAAATAGAGTTAACCGGGAAAAATAGGGCTTTAATTAAAGTTGATAAAAAAGTTATTCCAAGAATGATCGGCAAAAATGGCAAAAACATTTCTAAAATTGAAAAAAATTTGGGTATCCAAATTGACATAGAGCCAAAATAA
- a CDS encoding M48 family metalloprotease: protein MAKTSFSDEVAKNKRFSVILAVVVSLFLFFLIYFIVYFFIPEFVLVVLPVSILFIVIYTYSSYRFGDSIVLSTTNAKPADPIKHRYLLDTVEGLSIASGIPAPKTYVIENQDLNAFATGRNPENASIAVTTGLIDTLNRQELEGVVAHEISHIKNRDILFMTLIAVLVGLAAILSHFLIRSMWFGGQRNRRDKGGGIIVIVFLVGLFLAVFAPIATRLVQFAVSRKREYLADASGVSVTRYPEGLASALEKIANKNQGRMKVSDAVSHLFFVDPQKSSLDSLFATHPPIRERIKKLRQM from the coding sequence ATGGCTAAAACCAGTTTTTCCGACGAGGTTGCTAAAAACAAAAGGTTTTCTGTCATCCTTGCTGTAGTTGTTTCTTTGTTTTTGTTTTTTTTGATATATTTTATTGTTTATTTTTTTATTCCAGAATTTGTTTTGGTTGTTCTTCCTGTCTCTATACTTTTTATTGTAATTTACACGTATAGTTCGTATAGATTTGGGGATAGCATAGTTTTATCTACAACAAATGCAAAACCTGCTGATCCTATAAAACATCGGTATTTGCTTGATACCGTTGAGGGCTTAAGCATTGCATCAGGGATACCCGCCCCCAAGACGTATGTTATAGAAAATCAGGATCTTAATGCTTTTGCGACTGGTAGAAACCCAGAAAATGCTAGCATCGCGGTCACAACTGGTCTTATTGATACTCTGAATAGGCAAGAGCTTGAAGGCGTGGTTGCTCACGAAATTTCTCATATTAAAAACCGGGATATATTGTTCATGACTTTGATTGCTGTTCTAGTTGGTCTTGCAGCTATACTTAGTCATTTTCTAATACGATCCATGTGGTTTGGGGGTCAAAGAAATCGAAGGGATAAAGGAGGGGGCATAATTGTTATCGTTTTCCTTGTTGGCTTATTTTTAGCTGTTTTTGCTCCAATTGCTACTCGATTGGTTCAATTTGCTGTTTCAAGAAAACGTGAATATTTAGCTGACGCTTCAGGGGTAAGCGTTACAAGATATCCTGAAGGATTAGCATCGGCTCTTGAAAAGATTGCAAACAAGAATCAGGGAAGAATGAAAGTAAGCGATGCAGTAAGCCATTTGTTTTTTGTTGATCCGCAAAAGAGTTCCCTAGATAGCCTTTTTGCGACACATCCTCCAATACGAGAAAGAATTAAAAAACTCAGACAGATGTAA
- a CDS encoding AbrB/MazE/SpoVT family DNA-binding domain-containing protein, translated as MEKSEKMKCYECGGEMQADILETKFPKGSLPIRGYKCSLCGYELIPFEAAEKVQHLAETLGLFGEVNPLQRKVTKCGNNLAVYIPKQIEEQLGLEKGTPIYVWLKNDEICIKTR; from the coding sequence ATGGAAAAATCTGAAAAAATGAAATGCTATGAATGTGGCGGAGAAATGCAAGCTGACATTCTGGAAACTAAGTTTCCTAAAGGAAGCCTCCCAATACGGGGATACAAATGTTCCTTATGCGGATATGAACTTATACCATTTGAAGCCGCTGAAAAAGTGCAACATTTAGCAGAAACTTTAGGTCTTTTTGGAGAAGTAAATCCGTTGCAAAGGAAGGTCACAAAATGTGGAAACAACCTTGCAGTTTACATACCTAAGCAGATTGAAGAACAACTCGGGCTGGAAAAGGGAACACCTATTTATGTATGGCTCAAAAACGACGAAATTTGCATAAAAACCCGATAA
- a CDS encoding type II toxin-antitoxin system HicB family antitoxin, whose protein sequence is MKEVDIVIIEDETGGYVALVPALPGCHTQGDTLEELMDNAREAIDLYLETLDNDEKQDSLQQRIVGIQKVKILA, encoded by the coding sequence ATGAAAGAGGTTGACATCGTTATCATCGAAGACGAAACCGGGGGATATGTGGCGCTTGTTCCAGCGTTGCCAGGATGCCATACTCAGGGAGATACTTTAGAAGAACTTATGGACAATGCAAGAGAAGCCATCGACTTGTACCTTGAAACATTAGACAATGACGAAAAACAAGACTCTCTCCAACAAAGAATAGTTGGAATACAAAAAGTGAAGATACTAGCCTAA
- a CDS encoding SDR family NAD(P)-dependent oxidoreductase — MLSVDGTVLVTGGAGFIGSHIVDRLLKDGVKVRVVDDLSTGDKSNLSQHKNNPDFEFVQGDIRDFGVVQKAVKGVDAVVHEAALVSVIQSVGDPLFSNSINVVGSLNLLKASAEEKVHRFVFASSCAVYGACEDLPLTEESSVKPLSPYAVDKLAVENYARVFNEVSDLETVGLRYFNVYGPRQKCGPYCGVISVFLDSFLRNKSPVIFGDGEQTRDFVNVSDVVEANLCALTRVQAAGQVFNVCTGKATTVNKVLAAVGEIAGKSEIEAVYKQSRAGDIKHSYGDNSKAKRGLGFEAKVDLKTGLSELFSVG; from the coding sequence ATGTTGTCTGTTGATGGCACAGTTTTGGTTACTGGGGGTGCAGGTTTCATAGGCAGCCATATTGTCGATCGGTTGCTTAAAGATGGGGTTAAAGTACGGGTTGTTGATGATCTTTCTACTGGGGATAAATCAAATCTTAGTCAGCATAAAAATAACCCTGATTTTGAGTTCGTCCAAGGAGATATCCGGGATTTTGGTGTTGTGCAAAAGGCTGTAAAAGGTGTTGATGCCGTAGTTCATGAAGCAGCCCTTGTAAGTGTTATTCAATCTGTTGGGGATCCGTTGTTTTCTAACAGTATTAATGTTGTAGGTTCTCTTAATTTGCTTAAAGCCAGTGCAGAAGAAAAGGTGCATCGGTTTGTTTTTGCGTCTTCTTGTGCAGTCTATGGGGCTTGTGAAGATTTGCCTCTTACCGAAGAGTCTAGTGTAAAGCCTCTTTCTCCGTATGCAGTGGATAAGTTAGCTGTGGAAAATTATGCTCGGGTTTTTAATGAGGTCAGTGATTTGGAAACGGTTGGTTTGCGGTATTTCAATGTGTATGGACCAAGGCAAAAATGTGGTCCGTACTGTGGCGTGATTTCTGTTTTTTTGGATAGTTTCTTGAGAAATAAGTCTCCTGTTATTTTTGGTGATGGGGAGCAGACCCGTGATTTTGTTAATGTGTCCGATGTTGTTGAAGCTAATTTATGTGCTTTAACAAGAGTTCAAGCTGCTGGGCAGGTGTTCAATGTGTGCACTGGGAAAGCAACCACAGTGAACAAGGTTTTAGCTGCAGTTGGGGAAATTGCAGGTAAATCGGAAATTGAAGCTGTTTATAAACAGTCTCGAGCAGGAGATATCAAACATAGTTATGGGGATAATAGTAAAGCAAAACGTGGATTAGGTTTTGAAGCGAAGGTTGATTTAAAAACCGGTTTATCTGAGTTGTTTTCGGTAGGCTAA
- a CDS encoding rhomboid family intramembrane serine protease gives MNKTNVLILFCILSSLTVWFIGDQTLLNNLVFSGENLQKGMIWTVITGIFLHADIFHLGGNMIFFYIFGNTIENELEQKWVIIPFFCGGIGAFLFSLFYYPPNVQMLGASAAIFTLTAIVMLLKPLKFSFIFLMPLGLVAIMYFFFNIIEFYYGTQGNISYIGHLIGFIIGVPFGIASSKQWQKNLIITIGLFTIYLIIVYVLYPTLVNIF, from the coding sequence ATGAACAAAACCAATGTGCTAATTCTATTTTGTATTTTAAGTTCATTAACAGTCTGGTTCATTGGTGACCAAACGTTACTAAACAATCTAGTATTCAGTGGTGAAAATCTTCAAAAAGGAATGATTTGGACCGTAATTACAGGGATATTTTTACACGCTGACATTTTTCATCTGGGGGGAAACATGATTTTTTTCTACATATTCGGAAACACCATAGAAAACGAACTGGAACAAAAATGGGTTATCATACCTTTCTTTTGCGGAGGAATAGGAGCATTTCTTTTCAGCCTATTTTATTACCCGCCTAACGTTCAAATGCTGGGAGCCTCTGCTGCCATATTCACCTTAACAGCGATAGTCATGCTATTAAAACCATTAAAATTTTCATTCATATTCTTAATGCCCCTAGGCTTAGTTGCAATAATGTACTTTTTCTTCAACATAATAGAATTCTATTACGGAACCCAAGGAAACATATCATACATTGGACACTTGATCGGATTCATAATCGGGGTACCCTTTGGAATCGCAAGCAGCAAACAATGGCAAAAAAACCTAATCATAACAATAGGATTATTTACAATATACTTAATCATAGTCTACGTTCTTTACCCCACCCTCGTCAACATATTCTAA
- a CDS encoding DUF86 domain-containing protein, with the protein MVEAINCIEEYTRGMSYEAFVKDRKTVDAVVRNFEIIGEAAKNVPNEVRKIYSNLPWKEMSGMRDKLIHAYFGVKLDVLWKTIKERLIVVKLLVEKALVELEQ; encoded by the coding sequence ATGGTTGAAGCCATTAATTGTATAGAGGAGTACACGCGGGGGATGAGTTATGAAGCCTTTGTTAAGGATAGAAAAACCGTAGATGCTGTAGTTAGAAATTTTGAAATCATTGGTGAAGCAGCTAAAAACGTTCCAAATGAGGTAAGAAAAATTTACTCCAACTTGCCTTGGAAGGAAATGTCAGGAATGAGAGATAAACTGATCCATGCATATTTTGGAGTTAAATTAGATGTTTTATGGAAAACAATTAAAGAACGCTTAATTGTGGTAAAATTATTAGTTGAAAAAGCTCTGGTCGAATTGGAACAATAA
- a CDS encoding DUF2283 domain-containing protein has product MEYKIRYDDESDVLTLVVVDKGKLSYAEEVGDIVVHFDEKGKPLFLDILKASKIVPLMVQSLAKKEVITA; this is encoded by the coding sequence ATGGAATATAAAATTAGGTACGATGATGAGTCAGATGTGCTCACCTTAGTCGTAGTTGACAAGGGTAAACTGTCTTACGCTGAAGAAGTAGGGGACATAGTAGTTCATTTTGATGAAAAAGGAAAACCCTTATTCTTGGACATCCTTAAAGCCAGCAAGATTGTCCCGCTAATGGTTCAAAGTTTAGCTAAAAAAGAAGTTATAACAGCATAA
- a CDS encoding nucleotidyltransferase family protein: MKSIDEIKGVLVEHKRELRERFHVKEIGVFGSFVRKEQKKGSDVDVLVDFFETIDLFTFVELENYLSELLGVKVDLVMKGALKPRLEERILSEAVYV; the protein is encoded by the coding sequence ATGAAGTCAATTGATGAAATAAAAGGTGTTTTGGTTGAACATAAAAGGGAGCTAAGAGAAAGATTTCATGTAAAAGAGATTGGAGTTTTTGGTTCTTTTGTGAGAAAAGAACAAAAAAAGGGAAGTGATGTTGATGTGTTGGTTGATTTTTTTGAGACCATAGATTTGTTTACGTTTGTTGAACTTGAGAATTATTTAAGTGAGCTTTTAGGGGTTAAAGTTGATCTAGTTATGAAGGGAGCTCTTAAGCCTCGGTTGGAGGAGAGAATTTTAAGTGAGGCTGTTTATGTGTGA
- a CDS encoding type II toxin-antitoxin system HicA family toxin — MSKLPLLSWRKVVKALAKAGFQVARQKGSHLILIKNETIVPVPKHREIKTGLLLAIISEADLTKEEILNLIE, encoded by the coding sequence TTGTCGAAACTCCCACTGCTCTCTTGGCGTAAAGTAGTAAAAGCCCTAGCCAAAGCAGGTTTTCAAGTTGCCCGACAAAAAGGAAGCCACTTAATTCTAATCAAAAACGAAACCATAGTTCCCGTTCCAAAACACAGAGAAATAAAAACAGGACTACTGTTGGCAATAATATCCGAAGCTGACTTAACAAAAGAAGAAATTCTAAACCTAATAGAATAA
- a CDS encoding PIN domain-containing protein, with translation MPESCLYDTRFFVEYFYSGDVEFRSKLKKDLKDVKERLVSALVVHEIHKISLERQGKQVAFLRSNIICRDFKVVEVDFVIALKSAELRSKHRIPLADSVIAASAQVHRCTLVSDDPHFKKIKNVKTKWYSIL, from the coding sequence ATGCCTGAAAGTTGCTTGTATGATACTCGTTTTTTTGTTGAATATTTTTATTCTGGTGATGTAGAATTTCGCAGCAAGCTCAAAAAAGATCTTAAAGACGTGAAAGAGCGTTTGGTTTCTGCTTTGGTAGTTCATGAAATTCATAAGATCAGTCTAGAAAGACAAGGGAAACAAGTTGCCTTCTTAAGGAGTAACATCATTTGCAGGGATTTTAAAGTTGTAGAGGTGGATTTTGTAATCGCCCTAAAAAGTGCAGAATTAAGAAGCAAGCACAGGATACCCTTAGCCGATAGTGTAATTGCAGCCTCTGCCCAAGTTCACAGATGCACTCTGGTTTCAGATGATCCTCATTTCAAAAAAATAAAAAATGTAAAAACAAAATGGTATAGCATCCTCTGA
- a CDS encoding type II toxin-antitoxin system RelE/ParE family toxin has product MFHVIISQKARKASKRLPKKYRYRIIELLRFFRENPVPAEWYDIKKLKGYTDTYRARIGDLRIIYEIAWHQKSVHILVIKRRENVYS; this is encoded by the coding sequence TTGTTTCATGTTATTATTTCCCAAAAAGCCAGAAAAGCTTCAAAGAGATTACCTAAAAAATATAGATATCGGATAATTGAGCTTCTGCGGTTTTTTCGTGAAAATCCTGTTCCTGCCGAATGGTATGATATAAAGAAACTAAAAGGATATACAGATACGTACCGCGCAAGAATCGGTGATTTAAGAATAATCTATGAAATCGCATGGCATCAAAAAAGTGTGCACATATTAGTAATTAAAAGAAGAGAAAATGTGTACTCTTAA
- a CDS encoding LemA family protein translates to MVELIIGGLIAVIVIVVVSVIFYYYNRIRILFNRIEEAWAQIDVQLKKRFDLVPNLVETVKGYAKHEKDIFENVAQARQGMVTGTREERMESSNQLTSTLKSLFAVAENYPVLKASDNFKLLQEQLEGIENKIAYARQYYNSSVLNYNNLITTVPGSWFAGNRSKHAFLETPAEERSPVKVKF, encoded by the coding sequence TTGGTTGAATTAATTATCGGCGGTTTGATTGCTGTAATAGTAATTGTTGTCGTTTCAGTGATTTTTTATTACTATAACAGAATAAGGATATTATTTAATAGAATTGAAGAAGCATGGGCTCAAATTGATGTTCAACTGAAAAAGCGTTTTGATTTAGTTCCAAATCTAGTTGAAACGGTAAAAGGTTACGCTAAGCATGAAAAGGATATTTTTGAAAATGTTGCCCAGGCAAGGCAAGGGATGGTTACCGGCACAAGAGAGGAAAGGATGGAATCGTCCAATCAACTTACAAGTACTTTAAAGTCTTTGTTTGCAGTTGCTGAAAATTATCCGGTTCTTAAAGCGAGTGATAACTTTAAGCTTCTTCAAGAACAGTTAGAGGGAATTGAAAACAAGATTGCTTATGCTCGGCAGTATTACAATAGTTCGGTGTTGAATTATAACAATCTTATTACAACTGTTCCTGGAAGTTGGTTTGCAGGAAACAGAAGCAAGCACGCTTTTCTTGAGACTCCTGCTGAGGAACGAAGCCCCGTCAAAGTGAAATTCTAA
- a CDS encoding AbrB/MazE/SpoVT family DNA-binding domain-containing protein — protein MTEVAVTKKGQVTIPVELRRKFGIEESSKVEIVEEEGKIVIRKCSSIFDLAGSGAGKAEVKELKRALDQMRQEDA, from the coding sequence ATGACTGAAGTTGCGGTTACGAAAAAGGGGCAAGTTACGATACCTGTGGAGCTAAGAAGGAAGTTTGGCATAGAAGAGAGTTCAAAAGTGGAAATAGTAGAGGAAGAGGGAAAAATTGTGATCAGAAAGTGTTCCAGCATTTTTGATTTAGCAGGCAGTGGTGCAGGTAAAGCTGAAGTCAAAGAGTTAAAAAGGGCTTTAGATCAGATGAGGCAAGAAGATGCCTGA